TATAAGGGGGTTCCGACCCGCCTTGAGCGGCCTGTTCGGTTAAAATCTGGTTAATTTTGCCGCCAATTTTGTCTTCATGGCTGGTTTTCTTGAGAAGTGGCTTCCAGGCCCGGCCTTTCAGTACCAGTCTTCAATGTTTATCCCTTCAACTCTGCTGAATTCTTTGGTGTTATGGGTCACCAATGTCGCATTTGAACTCAAGGTGATTCCCGCAATCAGAGTATCGTATGGGCCTATTGGTGTGCCTGATTTTTCCAGTTTTGCCCTGATCGCTGCGGCCGCTTCGGCTTCTTTTTTGGCAAAAGGCAAAATTACAATGCGTGATATGAGGGTTTCTAATTGTTGTTGCCTTGTTTGGGGATTACTTGATTTCGCGATGCCGACTTCAAGTTCGTAAAGGGCGATGGCGGGGATGGCAATATCTTTGGGGGATTTGGATAACAATGTGCTCGCGACATTGCCCATGTCTTTGAAAAAATAAATCAGGGTATTGGTGTCAAGGAGATACAATTTTAAAGTTCCTCCCTGGGGGAGTCATGACCAAGGTCCGCTCTGATTTCTTCGATGGTTGGAAAATCGTTTTTCCAGCTCCCGGCCAAGGTGAAGATATCTTGCGGCCATTCCGTTTGCACCTTTTCTTCGATAACCCCGGCAATCCATTTGCTGACGGATAAATGGCTGGATTTAGCCGCTTTTTTCAATTTGCTTTCAGTCTCATTGTCGAGATAGATCGTAACTTGACCCATAATTTCACCTCACCGGAACATGCCTTTAATTATAATTGTATTTATAATTGAGATGGGGTTTTCTGTCAAGATTCCTTTACGGCGTTGGCGGAAAAGGGAAACCCGCCACTGCTTTATTCAGCATCGCCCGGGCTCAGTTCGCTCCCCTCACTGATGTTTAGCTCTGAATTTTTTGTTAAAAAATCATCAAAAAGACCATCAAACCAGCCTCCGTCTCTCCCCTTTCAGAGCAACATTCCACCCCGCCCTAAGAAACCAATCCCCTTATTTCAAAGATCGGTGCCCATTGCCGGGCTTCATGAACAATGGATTGAGACGACCTTGCAGGTCGTGTCAATCCTTATTGGTTAGCCTTTCTCCCTTTGGGACACCTTACGGTAAACAAGATTCTTATCTCTTTTGCCAACAGCAACGACCAGGACAACGATTTCATCTTCAATGATTTCGTAAACAAGGCGATACCCGCTGGCACGCAGCTTAATCTTGTAATGATTCTCGAAACCATGAAGTCGACTTGCTGGGACATGTGGATTCTGTAACCGTTCTCTGAGCTTCTTCTTGAGTTGGCTCTGGATCGATGGATCCAGTTTTTTCCACTCCTTTAATGCAGTGGGAAGGAATTTCAGGCCGTATTTACAGCTCATCGATATCAACTTCTACGGCTTCTATTTTTTCATTCTGCCTCTCGTTCACAAGCAAACCAAGTTGATAGTCTTCCAATCTCTCCATGAGCGCTTCATATGTTGCGGCAGGGATAAGATAAGCCGTGGGTCGGTTGTGATTTAATATTGCTATTGGCTCTCCCTCCGACTCATCAATAAGAGCGCTTGGATTCTTTTTTAATTCGGAGATGCTGGCAGAACAGTTTGCTAGAACGGATTTCATGATGCTCACCCCTGGGCTATATTAAGTGCCATATAATGGTCATAAAATAGCACTTAATCGTTGCGGTGTCAACTTTGAAAGATGTTCAGGCTAACGGTTGTTGATTCCCACAAAAAACGGATCAGAAGAGTCGAGATATTTTCAGTTTGAGTTGACCATTTTGTAAAGATTGTCAGAGACTATGAGCCTGTCGCATCAGGCTCTTTTTTTGACACCGTCGATAAAAAGCGGGCGGAGAGTTTTGACGAACTCTCCGCCCTTTTACGTGCCCCCCCTCACCTACATGGAGGTTCAATGATATGGTCTGTGCTTGTTGAACTCAAGCAAATTTTTGAAATGGGTCGAAGTTATCCTTGGCCAAGGCCGCAGTGCTGCCCGCGTTGCAGCAGCTGGCGGGTCTGGGGTCATGGTTACGCCGCGCGCTACTTTGACGGGTTTGGCGAAGCCCTGCTGGTGAAGTGTTACCGTTGCCCGGCGTGCGGTTGCGTCATCACTTTGCGACCTGACTCCCATTTTTCCCGCATCCACACATCCCGAGAGAGGATCCGGGACTTAAGGGGGGACGCTCCTAAATTAAGGGGGGACGCTCCAATTAAGGGGGGACGCTCCTTAAGGGGGGGACGCTCCTAAATAACTAAATAACTAATCTTAAACTCTTCTCTTTCGCAATTCTCTCTCCCCTGGTGACCGCATAGCCTATCCCGGGAACAGTCATGTTAAAGGTTCGAGCTAATTCCGACAAGGATAAGCCCAGTTCCCTGACAGCCCAAAAACAAACAAGACTTCTGGCGCTGACGATGAGGCTCTGGCGGCCGGAAGAATAGATTTTATCGCTCTCTGTCTGAAATATTTCTGCTGCTTTTGTCGCGATAAATTGCAGATCAAAACCGTGTGCTTTGAGTTCATAGTGCCGGTTTAGAGATTCCTCGGCTTGCGAGAGGGTCGCGT
This genomic interval from Desulfuromonadaceae bacterium contains the following:
- a CDS encoding type II toxin-antitoxin system RelE/ParE family toxin, producing the protein MSCKYGLKFLPTALKEWKKLDPSIQSQLKKKLRERLQNPHVPASRLHGFENHYKIKLRASGYRLVYEIIEDEIVVLVVAVGKRDKNLVYRKVSQREKG
- a CDS encoding type II toxin-antitoxin system Phd/YefM family antitoxin; this translates as MKSVLANCSASISELKKNPSALIDESEGEPIAILNHNRPTAYLIPAATYEALMERLEDYQLGLLVNERQNEKIEAVEVDIDEL
- a CDS encoding type II toxin-antitoxin system VapC family toxin, whose protein sequence is MYLLDTNTLIYFFKDMGNVASTLLSKSPKDIAIPAIALYELEVGIAKSSNPQTRQQQLETLISRIVILPFAKKEAEAAAAIRAKLEKSGTPIGPYDTLIAGITLSSNATLVTHNTKEFSRVEGINIEDWY